AGGTCAGCCCTTGTTCAATCCTCAAGCGAGTTGAATCAAAAAGAAGCCTTAGTGGAAGAGGTATTATCCAGAGGATTCCCCGGCATATACGGGGCTGTGAAAAGTTTTATCAGTTTCCCTCCTGAACATGAAGTGGTTCTGGAGAAACTTCTTGGTGAACGTCTACAATATCTTGTTTGTGAAGATACCCAGAGTGCTTTAGCAGTGATAGAATATCTAAAAAAAGAAAAGAAAGGTTACCTTACTTTTCTTCCTATTAAGGAATTGCCTGTCTCAAATCCCGGTCCGGTAATTCCCCAGGACGTTGTAGGGATACCCCTGTTGGAGAAAGTGGGATACGAAAAGAAATATCAGAAAGCGATGGAATTCCTTCTGGGCAACATTTTTTTAGTGGATAACCTCGACCGGGTCGACCCAATGGAAATGAGAAGTCGCCAGGAAGAAAAAAGTAAAAAGGAAATAATTTTTCTCACAAAAGAAGGAGATATTTTAACCTCTTCGGGGATTCTTTCTGGTGGCAGTCGGGAATTCTTAGAAGAGAATATTTTAATTCGCGATAAAAAAGTTAAAGAATTAGAGAAAGAAATTTCTCAATTAAAGGAAGAACTGGATAAGACAATTACCCAAAGAGCGAAATTAGAAGAGAAAATATTTGATGTAAATAGCCAGATAGAGAAAAATAATGCGCTCTCTCAGAAAGCACAGATTAATATTGCCCAGCTGGGAGGGGTGATTTCGCAGAAGGAGGAGCTTAGGAAAAGGCTCGATTCTGAAATTAATCTTCTCATTGATGAACAAAGTATCATAGGAAAGGATATTTCTACCGGCGCCACTGATGTTGAACAATTATCGAATGACCAGAAGGCGGGAGAGACATCCCAGAAAGAAATTCAGGAAATGATAAAAGAATTGGAAAAGGACCTCCATTCTGTTGTTGCACAGGAGAAAGAGGAAAGAGAAAAACTCATCGAGTTGAAGATACTCAAGACCCAACTTGAGGAAAAAAAGCGCAATCTACAATCTGAAAAGTCGCACCTGGAAAACGAGAGAGAAAGCCTGTTGAACCTGCTAGACCAGAGGAAAGAATCATTGGCTAATCTGGAAGGCAAGGTAACCGGTATAGAAGAAGTAAAGTTTTCCGGAGAAAAAGAAATATCGTCTCTTTCCGAATCCCAAAATAAACTGGAAATAGAACAGAAAAGATTACAAGAAGAGAAAGAAAAGATTAATCAGAACTTGCAAGAAGAAGAGACTATTCTGGGACAGAAGAAAGGCGAATTATCGAGGATTCAAACCGACTTAACCCAAGAAAAGATAAATAGTAACCGCCTATCTCTGGAGCTGAACCAAATTAACGAAAAGTTGACAGAAGAATTTAATCTTTCTTTAGACGAAGCTCTGCAGACGGTTTCCCAGTCTCCTGTTGATACTTCAGAGGATTATGTGAGGAGCATAGAGAAGTTGAAACGCAGCATTGAAACAATGGGGCCAGTTAATCTCGCTGCTCCTGAAGAGTATGAGAGACTAGATGAGCGTTACAAATTTCTTAAGAGCCAGGAGGAGGACTTAATTAAGTCATCGGAAGACCTGCACAAAGTTATAGGCAAAATCGATGGAACTACCCGTGCAAATTTCAGGAAAACATTCACCAGCGTGCGGAATAATTTCCAGAAAGTATTTACCCAGCTCTTCGAAGGAGGGGAAGCCGACCTAATCCTCGCAAATGAAGCGGATTTATTGGAAACAGGAGTCGATATTGTGGCCCAACCGCCAGGCAAGAAACTTCAGAACATCTCTCTCTTATCAGGAGGAGAAAAAACCCTCTGCGCCATCGCTCTTCTATTTGCTTTATTCATGGTTAAACCATCACCTTTTTGTGTTCTTGATGAGATCGATGCTCCGCTGGATGATGCCAACCTGCAGAGGTTTACTATGCTATTAAAAGAATTTGTAAATAAAACACAGTTCATCGTTGTGACCCACAACAAGAAGACCATGGAGATGTCCGATGTTCTTTATGGAGTCACCATGGAAGAGTTTGGCATCTCCAAACTCATCTCCGTAAAATTCCAAAAGCCGAGCCCCGCCTAAAAAATTTTCTGAAAAACATTGGTAGGGGCTCAATTCATCAAACCCTCACACCAAATAATTGGAGTAGCACCGCTTGCGGTGCGTTGACGCGAAACAAGTTTCGCTACTCCAAACGAACCAGGGGCTTGTCCCCGTAAAAATTACGCCCATAAAGGGCTACACTACTCACAAATTATGGACAGGGTGAAGATTTCAGATATATTTATTGACAATCTGGAATGGGATAGAATAGCAGACGTTGTAGAAAAATTTATTGGAAGTCAAAAAGCACAACAGATAATTACTGCTAATTCTTTGATGGTCAACTCTGTGGAAAGAGACCCTGAATTGAAGGGAGCTTTCCATAACGCCGGTCTCGTCCTTGCCGATAGCATAGGTATTGTTCGGGCAGCGGAGTTTTTAGGCTATGGAAAACTTGCGCGCATACCGGGCATAGAGTTAATGTTGAAGTTTTGTCAACTGGCAATTTCCAGAGGTTACTCTGTATATTTGTTAGGCTCGCCTGAATCCGTATTAAAAAAAGCAAGGGAGAATCTAAGGGAAAAATTTCCCGGGCTAAGAGTTGTGGGAATGCACCATGGATATTTTACAGAGGATGAACGCGATAGAATTTTGAAAGAAATCAAGAATCTTAAACCCCACTTCTTATTTGTAGGGATTGGAACACCTCGTGGAGAAAAGTGGATTTACCAGAACCTCGAGGAACTAAACGTTCCTGTTTGTATGGGGATTGGCGGTAGCCTGGATGTGATTTCTGGAAGGTTGAGAAGAGCACCCAGATGGCTTTGCCAGAGAGGATTTGAGTGGACTTACCGCTTGCTCCAGGAACCCTGGCGGGTTGTTCGCCTGCCTGGGTTATTATGTTTTGTCTGGAAAGTAATCAAACAGAGATTGAGAAGGTAATCTATCGATATGAAATATGGCATCATTTCTGATATTCATAGTAATCTTGAAGCATTGAATATAATCCTGGATTATTTGAAACGCACGGAAAAGATAGACAGATTTATCTGTTGCGGAGACATCGTTGGATATGGAGCGAAACCCAATGAGTGCACAGAAATTATTCGCCAGCTGGATAATTGCCACACGGTCGCCGGCAATCATGACTGGGGAGCTGTTGGTTTAGAAGATACCAGTTTCTTTAATCCCATTGCTTTGGCAGCAGTAGAATGGACCGGACGCCATTTGACTGAAGATAACCGAAATTACCTTAAAAACTTTGCCTCCGAGATAGAAGAAAATAATTTTATACTCGTTCACGGAAGTCCCAGGGACCCTATTAATGAATACATTTTTGAAAAAAGCACTTTCTTAGAAAATCTTCCCAGGATAAAGAAGAATATCTGTTTTGTGGGGCACACTCATGTTCCCTTATGTTTATATGCAACACCCTTGCAAGAGATTGAGGGAATTCCACTCGATGATGGAACGGTTCTGGAAATAAATCCATCTTATAAGTATCTTATAAATTGTGGAAGTGTTGGCCAACCCAGGGATGGTGATCCCAGGGCTAGCTGTGGGATTTATGATGAGGAGACAAATGTTCTCAGAATAAAGAGGATAAAATACGACATTGCCAAAACTCAGGAAGAAATTTTAAATGCAAAGCTTCCCCCAACTCTTGCTCTGAGACTGAGCTACGGCAGATAATTGACTTATAGAAATTACTTGACAAAAACCACCACATTTATTATTCTTTCAAGTGAGTCTTCGGGATAGGGTGAAATTCCCCATCGGTGGTGAAAGTCCACGAACTCCGATTTGTATCGGAGTCGAACTGTTGAAATTACAGTACCGACGGTTAAAGTCCGGATGGAAGAAGATTCCAATAAGGGATCTAATAATAAATAGTGTAGAAACATTCCTCGCTTAAGTAAAGCGAGATATCCCGAAGAAATATTCTTCGGGTTTTTTTTACTCAGATGAAGATGAATCCTGAAAGTGAATTACTGTTTATGCAGAAAGCGATAGCCCTTGCCAGGAAAGGTTCATTCAGGGTGAGCCCTAATCCCAAAGTTGGTTGTGTTCTGGTTAAGGAGGGTAAGATTATTTCCCAGAGGAGTCACCAACATTTTGGGGGTCCTCATGCTGAGATTAATGCTTTGAAGGAAGCAGGATTGAGAGCTAAAGGCTCTACTATGTATATTAATCTAGAGCCGTGTTGCCATTATGGCAAGACGCCTCCGTGCACAGAAGCAATTATCGAGGCGGGAGTTAAAGAGGTTGTTGTGGGAATGGTTGATCCCAATCCTCTGGTAAACGGAAAGGGATTAAGGGAACTGAAAGCAAAAGGAATTAAGATAAAATTGGGAGTGTTGAAAGAGGCATGTGCTAAACTGAATGAGCCCTACATAAAATATATCACCCGGGGAGTACCTTTTGTAATTCTGAAATCGGCAATGTCTCTGGACGGGAAAATAGCTACACCAAAAGGAGACTCCCAATGGATTACCAGCGAAGCATCCCGAAAATACGTGAAAACGCTACGTAACCAGGTGGATGCTATCCTGGTAGGAATAGATACTGTTTTACAGGATAATCCTGGGCTTTTGAGTAGTCGTTCTAAAAAGAGACCTATCAGGGTAGTCCTGGATAGCCACCTGAGGATTCCTTTAGATGCCCGGGTGCTCAATTCTCGGGCCCCCACCATAGTGGTTACTCAAAAGGGAGTAGATAAGAAGAGAATAGAAAATTTGGAAGCCAGAGGTATTGAAGTCCTCCAGATACCGAGATGGAGAAAACATCCCCAAAGAGGTCTTGACCTGAAGTTTCTAATGAAGAAATTGGCTAAAAGAGGAATTACTTCTATCCTCATCGAGGGTGGAGGTAAAGTCAATGCTTCGGCATTAGAGATGGGATTGGTGGATAAGATTCTCTTCTTCATTGCTCCCAAAATTATTGGTGGAGAGAAGGCGATTACTCCAGTGGAAGGCGAGGGAATAGATAGGATTGGAGAGGCAATAAAATTGAAAGATACTAAAATCAGGAAATTTGGCGATGATATTTTATTCGAAGGATATGTTTAGGCTGCAGGGATGAACAGATGTTTACCGGAATAATCGAGAAGATGGGAATAGTAGTAGAGAAGAGCCCCAATAGAATTACTATAGAAACCGAGTGGAAAGATTTAAAAGTGGGCGAATCGATTTCTGTCAATGGTGTTTGCCTTACAGTTGCCCAGAGCGATAATTTCAGACCATTGGGAAGATTCACTGCAGACTTATCTCCTGAGACTCTTAGCAGCACAACGCTGGACAGTTTAAAGGTTGGAAATAGATTAAATTTAGAGAGAGCGTTGAAATTAGGAGAACGCCTGGGAGGGCATTTCCTCAGCGGGCATGTGGATGATGTAGGAAAGGTTAGAGCAATTGTAAGAGAAGAAGGGGGAAAGATTTTCGAAATCACAACTTCTCCAGAAATTTTGAAATATATCGTTCCTAAAGGTTCAATTGGCGTAGATGGAATCAGTTTGACTGTAGTTCGAGTAATTAATGGCATAGGTTTTTCTGGCTCTATCATTCCCCACACCGAGAAGGTTACCACTTTTGGTTTTCTGAAAGTGAATGATTCAGTAAATATTGAAGTGGATATGTTAGCAAAATATGTTGAGAATTTAATCAACAAGAAAAAAGAGAAATCTGGTATAACCAGAGAATTTCTCTTAGAAAAGGGATTTCTATGAAGTTCAACACAATTCCGGAAGCGATAGAATATATTAGAAAAGGCAAAATGGTCATTGTTATTGATGATGAGGAACGGGAGAACGAAGGCGACCTGGTCATGGCAGCATCGAAAGTGACTCCTGAGGCAATAAATTTCATGGCCAAATATGGTCGAGGACTGGTCTGTCTGGCAATTGTTGGGGAAAGGCTGGATAAGCTGGGAATTAAGCCGATGGTGGCCAATGGCGTGGAGTTACGTGAGGCAGCATTCACAGTTTCTGTTGATGCCAGGAAAGGCACGACTACAGGAATTTCGGCTCACGACCGGGCAACTACAGTAAAAACAGTGATTAACCCCAGGACCAAGCCTTCTGACCTTTGCAGTCCCGGACACATCTTTCCTCTCCGCTATCAGGAAGGAGGTGTTCTGGTGCGTGCAGGTCATACTGAAGCAGTTGTAGACCTGGCGAAGCTGGCAGGTTTATACCCTGCTGGGGTGATTTGTGAGATAATGCATGAAGATGGTAGAATGGCCAGGACGCCCGAACTTTTCCGCTTCGCTAAAAAATATAAGATGGCTATTATTACTATTGCTGACTTGATTGAGTATCGCCGGCGAACAGAAAAATTCATAAAAAGGATAGCCACCACCAGATTACCTACAGAATTTGGCGAATTTAAAATAATTATCTATGAGTCCCTTCTGGACAATGAGCACCATCTCGCCCTGGTAAAAGGAGAAGTAAAAGGCAAGAAAGACATTCTGGTGAGAGTCCACTCTTCCTGTTTAACCGGGGATATCCTCCATTCCCTGCGCTGCGATTGCGGTTCCCAGTTACATCGAGCAATGGAAATAATTGAAAAGAAAGGTCAAGGAGTCATATTGTATATGAATCAGGAAGGCAGGGGTATTGGATTGGTGAACAAAATAAAAGCATACGAACTACAAGATAAAGGTTTAGATACCGTAGAGGCTAACAAAGTTTTAGGGTTTAAGCCAGATTTGAGAGATTATGGCATTGGTGCTCAGATACTTGCAGACCTGGGACTGTCCACCATAGCTCTTCTAACCAATAATCCTCGCAAGATTGTGGGAATAGAAGGCCATGGATTGAAGGTAACCAAGAGAATCCCCCTGGAAATAAGGCCCACCAGGGCAAATCAAAAGTACCTTCGGGTCAAGAAAAAGAAATTAGGCCATATGTTAGAAGTTTGAAATTGTAGCAGCAGAGCGATAGCTCTGCTAAATGTATGTAGTGTAGGGGCTTGTCCCCGTAAACATTACGCCCATGAAGGGCTACACTACATAGAATGAAGATAATGTAAGCAAAGGAGGAGGGAAAATGGCTAAAGTACATGCGGGAAAGATGATGGCGAAAGGAAAGAATTTTGGGATTGTAGTTTCCAGGTTTAATGATTTCATCAGCCAGAAACTACTGGACGGGGCTCTGGATGCTTTAAGGAGACACGATGCTGATGAAGAGCGGATTGAAATTTTTTGGGTCCCCGGTTCTTTTGAAATTCCTTGGGCAGCAAGGAAGATGGCATTGAGCAAGAAGTATGATGCGATATTGTGTTTGGGAGCAGTTATCAGAGGTGATACACCCCATTTCGATTATATTGCCAGTGAGGTGGCTAAAGGTATAGCACAGACTTCTCTTTCCACAGGAGTGCCCACTCTCTTCGGCATAATCACTGCTGATAATCTGGAACAAGCTATCAACAGGGCGGGAACCAAGGATGGTAATAAAGGTGCCCAGGCAGCATTGAGTGCAATCGAGATGGTAAATTTACTACCTATGATGGAATAGATAAAATAGAGCCGGTCTATTTGATTTAAAGGTGACAAATATGGGGCTACGTCGTCTATCCAGAGAGTATGCTCTGCAAATTTTGTATGCTATAGATGTTTGTAAATTGGAAGCAGAAGAAGCCCAGGAATCCTTCTGGAAGGAGCATAAATCTGGCAAAAAAGTTCTGGAGTTTGCCACAACTTTAGTTGAGGGGACAGTAAAGAATTTATCTCAAATCGATTCTTTAATTATTAAGTACGCTCGAAACTGGGATATACACAGGATGGCTTCAATTGACCGTAACATTTTGCGCCAGGCCACCTTCGAAATTCTCTATCTTCTGGACATACCGATAAATGTGATAATTAACGAAGCAGTGGAGGTGGCAAAAAAATATTCTACTGAAGAATCGGGGAAGTTTGTTAACGGAATTTTAGACAAGATAAAAGAAGCCCGTAGTGCGAAAGATTTGAAGGAGTGAGGTTATGGGGAAACTCGAGGAAGTTAAAAGAAAAGTGGAGAAATTAAGGGAAGAAATTCGCCACCACGATTATCGTTATTATGCTCTTAACCAACCCGAGATTTCAGATAAAGAATACGATGATTTAGTAAAGAAACTAAACCAGTTAGAGAAACAACATCCCCAGCTCATCACTCCCGATTCACCCTCCCAAAGAGTGGGAGAGAAACCACTTATAGGTTTCAAAACGGTTAAGCACCGGGTTGCTATGCTTTCCCTCGATAATACCTATTCTTCTGAAGAGATAGAAGAGTGGGATAAGAGAGTTCACAAGGGATTGTCTGACGAAAAGGCAGAATACGTTGTGGAGCTGAAAATCGATGGTGTAGGTGTATCATTGACATACCAAAAAGGCGTTTTCCTTGTGGGCGCTACGCGGGGTGATGGTGTTGTAGGGGATGATATTACTCAGAATCTCAGAACTATAAAGTCTATACCATTGAGATTTATCACTACCGAGAGTTCACAATTACCGGATTTGATTGAAATTAGGGGAGAAGTATTTATGGAGAAGAGCGACTTCGAGAAATTGAATCTGGAAAAGAAGAAAAAAGGTGAAGCTCTTTTCGCCAATCCCCGCAATGCTACTGCTGGTTCTTTAAAACTTCTCGATTCGCGGCTCACTGCTCAAAGGAAGTTGACCTGTTTTATCCATTCGTTTGGCACCCTTGAAGGGGGAAAAATTTACAAGACCCACTGGGAATTTTCGCAATCTGCAAAAAGGCTGGGACTTCGGGTTAACCCAGAAATTAAACTGTGCAAGAACATTGATGAAGTAATCAGTTATTGTGGAGATTGGGAGAAGAAGAGAGGAAGATTGGGTTACGAAATTGATGGGATGGTTGTAAAAGTTAACTCCTTACTGCAGCAGAAGAGACTGGGTTACACAATGAAGAGCCCCCGTTGGGCTATAGCCTATAAATTTCCTGCTCAACAGGCGACAACTACTCTTAAAGATATCATCCTCCAGGTTGGTAGAACTGGGGTCATCACTCCCGTGGCTATGCTTAAGCCAGTTGAATGTGGAGGAGTGACTATAAGCAGAGCCACTCTGCACAATTTTGATGAGATAAACAGGCTTGATGTGCGAATTGGAGACAGGGTTATTGTGGCAAGGGCTGGAGAGGTTATTCCCAAAATTGTCAAGGTAGTAGAATCTGTTAGAAAAGGGAGAAAGGAAATTTTTAAAGTGCCCGAGAAGTGTCCCAAGTGCGGAGGAAGGATTACAAAAGAGAAAGAAGAGGAAGTTGCTTATCGTTGCATTAATCCCTCCTGTCCAGCTCAGCTGGAGAGAGGTCTGGTCCACTTTGCTTCCCGGAATGCTATGGACATCGAGGGTTTCGGTGAGTCAGTAGTGGAGCAGGTGGTGAGTAATGGATTAGCCAAAGATTTTGCTGACATTTATTCGCTCAGGAAAGAGGACTTCTTGAAGCTGGAACTATTTGCTGAAAAAAGAGCGCAGAATCTACCGGATGCCATAGAAAAGAGCAAGGAAAGACCTCTGGCTCGGTTACTGTTCGCTTTAGGGATTCGTCACGTGGGAGAGAAGGCAGCGGAAACTCTGGCTGAAGAGTTTGGTTCTCTCGATGCATTGATGGAGGCAAAAGAAGAGGAACTGGAGAGGATTCCAGAAGTGGGGCCAGTCCTTGCGGGAAGCGTGAAGGAGTTTTTTAAACAGAAGGAGATAAAGAGACTTATTGAGAGACTTAAGAAGGCAGGACTCAAGCTGGAACAGAAAAGGGTAAAGAGGAGTCCCCAGATATTGGCTGGGAAAACTTTCGTGTTTACAGGAGAGCTAAAGGGATACTCCCGGACAGAAGCTGAAGAGTTGGTAAAGAATTTGGGAGGAAAGGCAAGTTCTTCGGTGAGCAAGAAGACTTCTTATGTAGTTGTTGGTGAAAGTCCCGGCTCAAAGTATGAAAACGCGAAGGCACTGGGCGTTCCCATCCTTTCCGAAGAACAGTTTGAGAAATTAATTAAGAAAAGAAGGTAGTGTAGGGGCTTTATTCCCGCAATGATTTTGGTCGCGTAGGGGCGACCTTTACGGTCGCCCAAGGGTTTATCCCCGTAAGGATTACGCCCATAAAGGGCTACACTACCGGCAATAAGGATTACGCCCATAAAGGGCTACACTACCAACAACTTTTGGAAAGGAGAATAATTGTCTAAGGTCTATTTTATCGATTTCAAATCCCTGCGCAAGTTTAAGAAACTACTTCTCCACGCCGGTTTAGATAGGGTAGTTTCAAAAAATGACATAGTGGCTATCAAATTACACTTTGGAGAGAAAGGGAACAGGGGATATGTGAAGCCAGAATATGTCCAGCGGGTGGTCAAAGAGGTGAAAGCGTTAAAAGGGCGACCGTTTTTAACTGACTCCAATACTATATATGTTGGGGAGAGGTCTGATGCCTTAAGACATCGGGCTATTGCCAGAACCCATGGTTTTAGTTTAGAAAATTGCGGAGCTCCTATAGTAATCGCCGATGGCTTGAGGGGAAATAGCTTTGTGGAAGTAGAAATCGGCCAGAAACATTTCAAAAAGATAAAAGTCGCCAGCGCTCTTTATCAAGCTGATGGGTTGATTTTTGTTACGCACTTCACGGGGCATGAATTAGGTGGTTTCGGAGGAACTCTTAAGAATGTTGGAATGGGTGGTGCTTCCCGCACTGGTAAATATGAAATACATGAAGCAGTCGTTCCCAAAATAGAAAAGGGCAAATGCACTGGATGTGGGGTCTGTGTTACGTGGTGTCCCGCGGGAGCTATTAATATAGTAAAGAAGAAAGTCAAGATAGATAATAATAAATGCATAGGTTGCGGGGAGTGTATCCTTTATTGCAATTTTGGCACTCTCTCTATCGAATGGAGCAATTTAACAGAGAGTGAGCAAGAAAAGCTTGTCGAGTATGCTTATGGAGTTCTGAAGAACAAGAAGGTTCTGTTTATTAACTTTCTTAATTTCATTACTAAGTTGTGCGACTGCTGTGCCACTACAGCCGGCCCTGTTGTTCCGGACATTGGCATCTTAGCCTCTTTCGATCCGGTAGCAATTGATGAAGCTTCTGTGAAGTTGGTTAACGAAGTAGGAAAAAGGGATGTATTTCGCCAGCTCTTTCCCGGGAAAGATTGGGAATTTCAGCTCAATTACGCTCAGAAGTTAGGTATGGGAACAAGGAATTATGAGTTAGTGAGGATATAAATAGAGAACGAGCTATGAAATTCTTAGTAGATTTTATGCTTGGCAGGCTTTGCAAATGGCTGAGGTTACTCGGTTACGATGTCTCCTACTTTGTGTCTGACAAGAAGAGTGATTTAATTTATCAAAGTCTCAAAGAGGCAAGAATAATATTGACCCGGGACCACCGATTAAGCAAGAAGAAAGCGATAAAGTTAGTTATAATTAATAGCGATTTACTGGAAGAGCAATTGGAACAGGTTTTTTCCGAACTAAATATTAAAGTAGACCCTGACGAGATATTCACAAGATGCTTAGTGTGTAATGAAATTCTTCAGAAAGTAGAAAAAGAGAAGGTTAAAGATAAAATCCCCACTTATGTTTTTCAGACACAGAAAGAATTTTCCTATTGTCCAAATTGTCAGAAGGTATACTGGAAAGGCACCCATTGGGACCTGGCACATCAACTCCTCAAAAAATTAAAAAGCGATAAAAAAAATTAAGCAGGAGTTCCTCTCCCCTTGGGGGAGAGGATTAAGGTGAGGGGGGAAGGTAAAGTCACTGGAAAAAGCTCATGGGATACGAAGTTGCTATTTCAAAAGCGTGGGCAGAATTAGAAAATATTAGCCAGAAAAAAAATCATATTGTTCGCTTTCTGGATGATGAATATAATATTGATTTAGAGAAAAAAAGCATTTTGTCCCTATCTACCAATGTTCCCCCAAAGACTCACATCAGCATTTTGCTACTGCATTATCTTTCCCGTAAATTAAAAGGGCTACCTAACCCAACAGGAGAATGGATTTCCTTTAAGCAATTAGATGGCGGTCAGTTTTATTATTCTGTTTTCAGGAAGCGTGTCCTGGAACCCATAATTAAAAAATATGGAGATAATCCTCAAGGCCTTATTTCTGAATTGACAAAGCGCTTTAAAGGCAAAGAAGTCAAACAAGCAGACGCAAGCGTTGTTTTTGACGTATTTGATGGCATACCATTATTTATTAAATTGTGGCGAGGCGATGAAGAATTCGGCGCCGAAGCAAATCTCCTCTTTGATAGAAGCATCAGCGAAATCTTCTGCACGGAAGATGCAGTAATTACGGCGGAAGTCGTAGCCTCTACGATTTGAAGACTATGAAAATAACCAAAATTGAGAAGCAGAAACGTCGACAAGACTTATATTCCTTATTTCTCGATGGAAAATATGCATTCCATTTGCATAAAGATGTGCTTTCCGACTTGAGATGGAAAATAGGACAGGAAGTTGACCAACAAGAGATAAGAAGAGTCACTCGCCTGGAACAGCTCAAGGAAGCTCACGATTACGCATTTCTTCTCTTATCCTATCGTGCCCGGAGCTGTCAGGAAATCACAGAGAGGCTTCTTAGAAAAGGATATGAAAGAGAGATAGTCCAGGAGGTGGTTGAGAAATTAAAAAGCCTCCATTATCTGGATGACCGCGCTTTTGCCATAGAATGGGTAGAAAGTAGGTTAAGAGAGAAAAGAGGAAAGATACTAATACGTCGGGAACTTTTGCAAAAGGGAATAGAAAAGGAGGTAATCGACGATTCCATAGATGAAAGCTTTAAGAAGATTGCCTCAACTGAGGACGAATTGGCCTGGCAAGCAATTGAAAGGAGGATTCCCCGGTATCAGAAATTAGAAAAGTCGAAAGCCTATCGTAGAATAAAGGATTTCTTAATTCGTCGAGGATTTTCCATTGAGACTACCGAAACTACCCTCAATAATTTTTTTCAGAACTACAGGAAAGATTCTGAATAGAGTCATAGTATGAAAAAGTTTATAAGCGGTCTGGGAATTAACATCTTTCTTCTGGGAACAATCAGTCTCCTAACCGATGTCTCCAGCGAGATGATGCTGGCTATCCTGCCACTTTTTATTGTTTCTCTGGGTGGAGCGGGAATAGCTATTGGTCTTATTGGCGGTATAGGAGACAGTGTAGCTTCCTTGCTTGAGGTCTTCTCCGGATACTGGTCGGATAGATTGAGAAAGAGAAAATCTTTTGCTTTCTTTGGCTACTCCCTTTCCTCTGTAGCAAAACTTTTCTTTCC
The window above is part of the bacterium genome. Proteins encoded here:
- the ligA gene encoding NAD-dependent DNA ligase LigA, yielding MGKLEEVKRKVEKLREEIRHHDYRYYALNQPEISDKEYDDLVKKLNQLEKQHPQLITPDSPSQRVGEKPLIGFKTVKHRVAMLSLDNTYSSEEIEEWDKRVHKGLSDEKAEYVVELKIDGVGVSLTYQKGVFLVGATRGDGVVGDDITQNLRTIKSIPLRFITTESSQLPDLIEIRGEVFMEKSDFEKLNLEKKKKGEALFANPRNATAGSLKLLDSRLTAQRKLTCFIHSFGTLEGGKIYKTHWEFSQSAKRLGLRVNPEIKLCKNIDEVISYCGDWEKKRGRLGYEIDGMVVKVNSLLQQKRLGYTMKSPRWAIAYKFPAQQATTTLKDIILQVGRTGVITPVAMLKPVECGGVTISRATLHNFDEINRLDVRIGDRVIVARAGEVIPKIVKVVESVRKGRKEIFKVPEKCPKCGGRITKEKEEEVAYRCINPSCPAQLERGLVHFASRNAMDIEGFGESVVEQVVSNGLAKDFADIYSLRKEDFLKLELFAEKRAQNLPDAIEKSKERPLARLLFALGIRHVGEKAAETLAEEFGSLDALMEAKEEELERIPEVGPVLAGSVKEFFKQKEIKRLIERLKKAGLKLEQKRVKRSPQILAGKTFVFTGELKGYSRTEAEELVKNLGGKASSSVSKKTSYVVVGESPGSKYENAKALGVPILSEEQFEKLIKKRR
- a CDS encoding RecX family transcriptional regulator; translated protein: MKITKIEKQKRRQDLYSLFLDGKYAFHLHKDVLSDLRWKIGQEVDQQEIRRVTRLEQLKEAHDYAFLLLSYRARSCQEITERLLRKGYEREIVQEVVEKLKSLHYLDDRAFAIEWVESRLREKRGKILIRRELLQKGIEKEVIDDSIDESFKKIASTEDELAWQAIERRIPRYQKLEKSKAYRRIKDFLIRRGFSIETTETTLNNFFQNYRKDSE
- the nusB gene encoding transcription antitermination factor NusB gives rise to the protein MGLRRLSREYALQILYAIDVCKLEAEEAQESFWKEHKSGKKVLEFATTLVEGTVKNLSQIDSLIIKYARNWDIHRMASIDRNILRQATFEILYLLDIPINVIINEAVEVAKKYSTEESGKFVNGILDKIKEARSAKDLKE
- a CDS encoding DUF362 domain-containing protein → MSKVYFIDFKSLRKFKKLLLHAGLDRVVSKNDIVAIKLHFGEKGNRGYVKPEYVQRVVKEVKALKGRPFLTDSNTIYVGERSDALRHRAIARTHGFSLENCGAPIVIADGLRGNSFVEVEIGQKHFKKIKVASALYQADGLIFVTHFTGHELGGFGGTLKNVGMGGASRTGKYEIHEAVVPKIEKGKCTGCGVCVTWCPAGAINIVKKKVKIDNNKCIGCGECILYCNFGTLSIEWSNLTESEQEKLVEYAYGVLKNKKVLFINFLNFITKLCDCCATTAGPVVPDIGILASFDPVAIDEASVKLVNEVGKRDVFRQLFPGKDWEFQLNYAQKLGMGTRNYELVRI
- a CDS encoding Mut7-C RNAse domain-containing protein, producing MKFLVDFMLGRLCKWLRLLGYDVSYFVSDKKSDLIYQSLKEARIILTRDHRLSKKKAIKLVIINSDLLEEQLEQVFSELNIKVDPDEIFTRCLVCNEILQKVEKEKVKDKIPTYVFQTQKEFSYCPNCQKVYWKGTHWDLAHQLLKKLKSDKKN
- a CDS encoding DUF3786 domain-containing protein, with product MGYEVAISKAWAELENISQKKNHIVRFLDDEYNIDLEKKSILSLSTNVPPKTHISILLLHYLSRKLKGLPNPTGEWISFKQLDGGQFYYSVFRKRVLEPIIKKYGDNPQGLISELTKRFKGKEVKQADASVVFDVFDGIPLFIKLWRGDEEFGAEANLLFDRSISEIFCTEDAVITAEVVASTI
- the ribE gene encoding 6,7-dimethyl-8-ribityllumazine synthase, with protein sequence MAKVHAGKMMAKGKNFGIVVSRFNDFISQKLLDGALDALRRHDADEERIEIFWVPGSFEIPWAARKMALSKKYDAILCLGAVIRGDTPHFDYIASEVAKGIAQTSLSTGVPTLFGIITADNLEQAINRAGTKDGNKGAQAALSAIEMVNLLPMME
- a CDS encoding bifunctional 3,4-dihydroxy-2-butanone-4-phosphate synthase/GTP cyclohydrolase II, producing MKFNTIPEAIEYIRKGKMVIVIDDEERENEGDLVMAASKVTPEAINFMAKYGRGLVCLAIVGERLDKLGIKPMVANGVELREAAFTVSVDARKGTTTGISAHDRATTVKTVINPRTKPSDLCSPGHIFPLRYQEGGVLVRAGHTEAVVDLAKLAGLYPAGVICEIMHEDGRMARTPELFRFAKKYKMAIITIADLIEYRRRTEKFIKRIATTRLPTEFGEFKIIIYESLLDNEHHLALVKGEVKGKKDILVRVHSSCLTGDILHSLRCDCGSQLHRAMEIIEKKGQGVILYMNQEGRGIGLVNKIKAYELQDKGLDTVEANKVLGFKPDLRDYGIGAQILADLGLSTIALLTNNPRKIVGIEGHGLKVTKRIPLEIRPTRANQKYLRVKKKKLGHMLEV